From one Rosa rugosa chromosome 4, drRosRugo1.1, whole genome shotgun sequence genomic stretch:
- the LOC133745857 gene encoding uncharacterized protein LOC133745857: protein MQLFLHLSNFLNKGLLAVICCASPRDTIEHSGNGFGGLPEKLYSHRKSGTSSSTNTNKVPPPRPRRIILVRHGQSEGNVDESVYTRVSNPKIRLTEKGMADAEECGKRIKEMIEKRQVHDWKVYFYVSPYRRTVETLKGLGKAFERSRIAGMREEPRLREQDFGNFQDREKMRLDKAMRMLYGRFFYRFPNGESAADVYDRITGFRETLKSDIEEGRFQPPGERNSNINLVIVSHCLTLRVFLMRWYKWTVEQFDGLNNFGNGSMIVMERGYGGRDTIEHYGNGFAGFPQKHYSHKESGTSTSKTKTPPPRPRRIILVRHGQSEGNVDEGVYTRVSDPKIGLTEKGVTDAEKCGRRIREMIEEDQVHNWKVYFYVSPYKRAVDTLKGLGKSFERSRIAGMREEPRLREQDFGNFQDREKMRVEKAIRMRYGRFFYRFPNGESAADVYDRITGFRETLKSDIDVGRFQPPGQRNPNINLVIVSHGLTLRVFLMRWYKWTVEQYERLNNFSNGSMVVMERGYGGRYSLSVHHEEEELREFGLSDEMLTDQEWQKYAKPGELNYDCPTLNSFFTHFGEDDDGAAEEEEY from the exons ATGCAACTCTTTCTTCACCTATCCAATTTTCTCAACAAAGGGTTGTTAGCAGTTATATGCTGTGCAAGCCCCAGGGATACTATTGAACATTCTGGTAATGGGTTTGGTGGTCTTCCTGAAAAACTGTACTCTCATAGAAAATCAGGTACTAGTAGTAGTACTAATACTAATAAAGTTCCACCTCCACGGCCTCGCCGGATAATTTTGGTTCGGCATGGGCAGAGTGAAGGAAATGTGGATGAGAGCGTCTACACTAGAGTTTCTAATCCAAAGATCCGATTGACCGAGAAAGGTATGGCTGATGCTGAGGAATGCGGGAAGAGGATCAAGGAGATGATTGAAAAAAGACAAGTGCATGATTGGAAGGTCTACTTCTATGTGTCTCCTTATAGAAGAACAGTTGAAACACTCAAGGGGTTAGGGAAAGCATTTGAGCGCTCAAGAATTGCTGGCATGAGAGAAGAACCTCGCTTAAGAGAGCAAGATTTTG GGAATTTTCAGGATAGGGAGAAGATGAGACTTGATAAAGCTATGCGTATGCTTTACGGTCGATTCTTTTACCGGTTTCCTAATGGGGAATCTGCAGCTGATGTTTATGATAGGATTACAG GATTCAGAGAAACATTGAAATCGGATATCGAAGAGGGAAGGTTTCAGCCACCAGGGGAGAGAAATTCAAACATCAACTTGGTGATAGTTTCGCATTGCCTAACGCTGAGAGTGTTTCTGATGAGATGGTACAAGTGGACAGTGGAGCAGTTTGATGGCCTCAACAACTTTGGTAATGGAAGCATGATTGTTATGGAAAGAGGCTACGGTGGAAG GGATACTATTGAACATTATGGTAATGGGTTTGCTGGTTTTCCTCAAAAGCATTACTCTCATAAAGAATCAGGTACTAGTACCAGTAAAACTAAAACTCCACCTCCAAGGCCTCGGCGGATAATTCTGGTTCGGCACGGGCAGAGTGAAGGAAATGTGGATGAGGGAGTTTACACAAGAGTTTCTGATCCAAAGATTGGATTGACAGAGAAAGGTGTGACAGATGCTGAGAAATGTGGGAGGAGGATCAGGGAGATGATTGAGGAAGACCAAGTGCATAATTGGAAGGTCTATTTTTATGTTTCTCCTTATAAAAGAGCAGTTGACACACTCAAGGGTTTAGGGAAATCATTTGAGCGCTCAAGAATTGCTGGCATGAGAGAAGAGCCTCGCTTAAGAGAGCAAGATTTTG GGAATTTTCAGGATAGGGAGAAGATGAGAGTGGAGAAAGCTATCCGTATGCGATATGGTCGATTCTTTTACCGGTTTCCTAATGGGGAATCTGCAGCTGATGTTTATGACAGAATCACAG GATTCAGAGAAACACTGAAATCGGATATTGACGTGGGACGGTTTCAGCCACCAGGGCAGAGAAACCCAAACATCAACTTGGTGATAGTTTCACATGGCTTAACTCTGAGGGTGTTTCTGATGAGATGGTATAAATGGACAGTGGAGCAGTATGAGAGACTGAACAACTTTAGTAATGGAAGCATGGTGGTTATGGAACGAGGCTATGGTGGAAG GTACAGTTTGTCAGTGCACCACGAAGAAGAAGAGCTAAGAGAGTTTGGATTGTCAGATGAAATGCTAACTGATCAGGAATG